The following coding sequences lie in one Musa acuminata AAA Group cultivar baxijiao chromosome BXJ1-8, Cavendish_Baxijiao_AAA, whole genome shotgun sequence genomic window:
- the LOC135588694 gene encoding putative glucose-6-phosphate 1-epimerase isoform X1: MSWSVVNDGDGLPRIILTEPAGSSAVIHLYGGQVLSWKNEKREELLFVSTKASTKSPKPIRGGIPICFPQFDNLGYPERHGFARNRLWELDTCPSPLPRSNNHSSVDLILKSTDEDLKTWPHRYYLRSEFIHMISDKQMTILTYKWLPFVCCLCSFELRLRVILHPSKLTLIPRVRNTGSKDFSFTFAIQNYLSMSDVSEIRVEGLETLDYFDNLENGERFTEQGDALTFDGEVDRVYLRTPAKIAIIDHEKKRTLVLRKECLPDAGVWNPWNKKAKALPDFGDEDYKAMLCIDSAVAETPVVLKPLEEWRGCQELSVVSSSYCSGQLDPRIVLHG, translated from the exons ATGTCATGGAGCGTCGTCAACGATGGCGATGGGTTGCCCAGGATCATCCTGACGGAGCCTGCCGGCTCTTCCGCAGTG ATTCATCTTTATGGAGGACAAGTTCTGTCCTGGAAGAACGAAAAGCGAGAGGAGCTTCTTTTTGTGAGCACAAAG GCGAGCACAAAGTCACCTAAGCCAATCAGAGGAGGAATACCAATCTGCTTCCCGCAG TTTGACAATTTAGGTTATCCGGAGCGGCATGGATTTGCTAGAAACAGATTATGGGAATTGGACACATGCCCATCCCCGCTGCCACGATCTAACAATCATTCTTCGGTGGACCTGATTTTGAAGTCAACAGATGAGGATCTGAAGACATGGCCGCATAGGTACTATTTGAGAAGTGAATTTATCCATATGATCTCTGATAAGCAGATGACCATCCTAACTTACAAATGGTTACCTTTTGTTTGCTGTTTATGCAGCTTTGAATTGCGACTTCGTGTTATTCTGCATCCTAGTAAGCTGACTTTGATTCCTCGTGTGAGAAATACTGGTAGCAAGGACTTCTCATTCACTTTTGCAATCCAAAATTACCTGTCTATGTCAGATGTCAG TGAAATTCGTGTTGAGGGATTGGAAACGCTTGACTATTTTGATAATCTTGAAAATGGAGAGAGGTTTACGGAGCAGGGCGATGCACTTACGTTTGATGGAGAG GTGGACAGGGTGTACCTAAGGACCCCAGCCAAGATTGCCATCATAGATCACGAGAAGAAACGAACTTTGGTGCTGAGAAAAGAGTGCCTACCTGATGCTG GAGTATGGAACCCCTGGAATAAGAAAGCCAAGGCTTTGCCAGATTTTGGCGATGAGGATTACAAAGCCATGCTGTGCATCGATTCGGCTGTTGCGGAAACCCCTGTGGTTCTGAAGCCTCTCGAGGAGTGGAGAGGATGCCAGGAGCTTAGTGTTGTCTCGTCAAGCTACTGCAGTGGGCAACTGGATCCCAGAATAGTTCTCCATGGATGA
- the LOC135588694 gene encoding putative glucose-6-phosphate 1-epimerase isoform X2, with translation MSWSVVNDGDGLPRIILTEPAGSSAVIHLYGGQVLSWKNEKREELLFVSTKASTKSPKPIRGGIPICFPQFDNLGYPERHGFARNRLWELDTCPSPLPRSNNHSSVDLILKSTDEDLKTWPHSFELRLRVILHPSKLTLIPRVRNTGSKDFSFTFAIQNYLSMSDVSEIRVEGLETLDYFDNLENGERFTEQGDALTFDGEVDRVYLRTPAKIAIIDHEKKRTLVLRKECLPDAGVWNPWNKKAKALPDFGDEDYKAMLCIDSAVAETPVVLKPLEEWRGCQELSVVSSSYCSGQLDPRIVLHG, from the exons ATGTCATGGAGCGTCGTCAACGATGGCGATGGGTTGCCCAGGATCATCCTGACGGAGCCTGCCGGCTCTTCCGCAGTG ATTCATCTTTATGGAGGACAAGTTCTGTCCTGGAAGAACGAAAAGCGAGAGGAGCTTCTTTTTGTGAGCACAAAG GCGAGCACAAAGTCACCTAAGCCAATCAGAGGAGGAATACCAATCTGCTTCCCGCAG TTTGACAATTTAGGTTATCCGGAGCGGCATGGATTTGCTAGAAACAGATTATGGGAATTGGACACATGCCCATCCCCGCTGCCACGATCTAACAATCATTCTTCGGTGGACCTGATTTTGAAGTCAACAGATGAGGATCTGAAGACATGGCCGCATAG CTTTGAATTGCGACTTCGTGTTATTCTGCATCCTAGTAAGCTGACTTTGATTCCTCGTGTGAGAAATACTGGTAGCAAGGACTTCTCATTCACTTTTGCAATCCAAAATTACCTGTCTATGTCAGATGTCAG TGAAATTCGTGTTGAGGGATTGGAAACGCTTGACTATTTTGATAATCTTGAAAATGGAGAGAGGTTTACGGAGCAGGGCGATGCACTTACGTTTGATGGAGAG GTGGACAGGGTGTACCTAAGGACCCCAGCCAAGATTGCCATCATAGATCACGAGAAGAAACGAACTTTGGTGCTGAGAAAAGAGTGCCTACCTGATGCTG GAGTATGGAACCCCTGGAATAAGAAAGCCAAGGCTTTGCCAGATTTTGGCGATGAGGATTACAAAGCCATGCTGTGCATCGATTCGGCTGTTGCGGAAACCCCTGTGGTTCTGAAGCCTCTCGAGGAGTGGAGAGGATGCCAGGAGCTTAGTGTTGTCTCGTCAAGCTACTGCAGTGGGCAACTGGATCCCAGAATAGTTCTCCATGGATGA